One genomic window of Glycine max cultivar Williams 82 chromosome 16, Glycine_max_v4.0, whole genome shotgun sequence includes the following:
- the LOC102669345 gene encoding cyclic nucleotide-gated ion channel 1 isoform X2 has protein sequence MFEDMDNQLSDALCDKLKPILYTEKSYIVREGDPVDEMLFIMRGKLATATTNGGRTGFFNSFEIKAGDFCGEELLTRALDPNSSSNLPISTRTAETISEVEAFALMPDDLRFYSLQWKTWGACFIQAAWHRYKKKKAEKLAREAEERIQALENEEGSSPSFAATVYASRFASSVLCHLRSGKRSRVPQPKRLLPLMPQKPAEPDFSAYICRHSNSSV, from the exons ATGTTTGAGGACATGGATAATCAGTTGTCGGATGCACTGTGTGATAAACTGAAGCCAATCCTTTACACGGAGAAAAGCTACATAGTTCGTGAAGGGGATCCAGTTGATGAAATGTTGTTTATAATGCGTGGAAAACTTGCTACTGCCACAACAAATGGTGGAAGAACTGGTTTCTTCAACTCCTTTGAGATCAAGGCTGGTGACTTCTGTGGAGAAGAGCTTCTAACAAGGGCCTTGGATCCCAATTCCTCCTCAAATCTACCCATTTCAACTAGAACAGCAGAAACTATATCAGAAGTTGAAGCCTTTGCTCTCATGCCTGATGACTTGAG GTTCTATTCCTTGCAATGGAAGACATGGGGTGCATGTTTCATACAAGCAGCTTGGCACAGatacaaaaaaaagaaggcTGAGAAGTTGGCACGTGAAGCAGAAGAAAGGatacaagctttggaaaatgagGAAGGGTCCTCACCTAGCTTTGCTGCCACAGTATATGCATCAAGGTTTGCTTCAAGTGTATTGTGCCACTTGCGAAGTGGTAAACGCTCCAGAGTGCCACAGCCAAAGAGATTGCTACCCCTGATGCCTCAGAAGCCAGCTGAGCCAGATTTCAGTGCATATATATGTAGACACAGCAACAGCAGTGTGTAA
- the LOC102669345 gene encoding cyclic nucleotide-gated ion channel 1 isoform X1, translating into MFEDMDNQLSDALCDKLKPILYTEKSYIVREGDPVDEMLFIMRGKLATATTNGGRTGFFNSFEIKAGDFCGEELLTRALDPNSSSNLPISTRTAETISEVEAFALMPDDLRCVASQFRRLINSKQLQHTFRFYSLQWKTWGACFIQAAWHRYKKKKAEKLAREAEERIQALENEEGSSPSFAATVYASRFASSVLCHLRSGKRSRVPQPKRLLPLMPQKPAEPDFSAYICRHSNSSV; encoded by the exons ATGTTTGAGGACATGGATAATCAGTTGTCGGATGCACTGTGTGATAAACTGAAGCCAATCCTTTACACGGAGAAAAGCTACATAGTTCGTGAAGGGGATCCAGTTGATGAAATGTTGTTTATAATGCGTGGAAAACTTGCTACTGCCACAACAAATGGTGGAAGAACTGGTTTCTTCAACTCCTTTGAGATCAAGGCTGGTGACTTCTGTGGAGAAGAGCTTCTAACAAGGGCCTTGGATCCCAATTCCTCCTCAAATCTACCCATTTCAACTAGAACAGCAGAAACTATATCAGAAGTTGAAGCCTTTGCTCTCATGCCTGATGACTTGAGGTGTGTTGCTTCCCAATTTAGACGTCTTATAAACAGCAAACAACTTCAGCACACTTTCAG GTTCTATTCCTTGCAATGGAAGACATGGGGTGCATGTTTCATACAAGCAGCTTGGCACAGatacaaaaaaaagaaggcTGAGAAGTTGGCACGTGAAGCAGAAGAAAGGatacaagctttggaaaatgagGAAGGGTCCTCACCTAGCTTTGCTGCCACAGTATATGCATCAAGGTTTGCTTCAAGTGTATTGTGCCACTTGCGAAGTGGTAAACGCTCCAGAGTGCCACAGCCAAAGAGATTGCTACCCCTGATGCCTCAGAAGCCAGCTGAGCCAGATTTCAGTGCATATATATGTAGACACAGCAACAGCAGTGTGTAA